One region of Anaeromyxobacter paludicola genomic DNA includes:
- a CDS encoding DUF167 domain-containing protein encodes MAAWVRDAPGGAVLEVLVQPRASRTRAAGEHDGRLKVQLAAPPVDGEANRALVEFLADALSVRKADVVLLRGDTGRRKTLRVEGRSAAAVEAALG; translated from the coding sequence GTGGCGGCCTGGGTGCGAGACGCGCCCGGGGGCGCCGTCCTCGAGGTGCTGGTGCAGCCCCGCGCCTCGCGCACGCGCGCCGCCGGCGAGCACGACGGCCGGCTCAAGGTGCAGCTCGCCGCGCCGCCCGTGGACGGGGAGGCCAACCGGGCGCTCGTCGAGTTCCTGGCCGACGCGCTCTCGGTGCGGAAGGCGGACGTCGTCCTCCTGCGGGGCGACACCGGCCGGCGGAAGACCCTGCGGGTGGAGGGGCGGTCGGCCGCGGCGGTCGAGGCGGCGCTCGGTTAG
- a CDS encoding LpxI family protein, producing MATLGLIAGSGRFPILFAESARRAGHRVVATAFQSITDPALEGAVDGLTWVKLGQLGRIVSALRQGGAGSAVMLGGVPKARFFRDALPDAALLGVVARVAVRGDDSLLRGIAAHLEAEGLPVVDPAPFLADRLAPAGVLGRRSPTPEQWEDARYGLELARAVGRLDLGQTVVVKGRAALAVEAIEGTDACIRRGGALAKGGAVVVKAVKPGQDRRFDLPAVGPDTVAVLAEVGAAVLAVEAGATLVMDREALVRDADRARVAVVGL from the coding sequence GTGGCGACCCTCGGCCTCATCGCCGGCAGCGGCCGCTTTCCCATCCTCTTCGCGGAGAGCGCGCGGCGCGCCGGCCACCGGGTGGTGGCGACCGCCTTCCAGTCGATCACCGACCCGGCCCTCGAGGGCGCGGTGGACGGGCTCACCTGGGTGAAGCTGGGGCAGCTCGGCCGGATCGTCTCGGCGCTGCGCCAGGGCGGCGCCGGCTCGGCGGTGATGCTGGGCGGGGTCCCGAAGGCCCGCTTCTTCCGCGACGCCCTGCCGGACGCGGCGCTCCTCGGCGTGGTGGCGCGGGTGGCGGTCCGCGGCGACGACAGCCTCCTGCGCGGCATCGCCGCCCACCTCGAGGCGGAGGGGCTGCCGGTGGTGGACCCGGCGCCGTTCCTCGCCGACCGGCTGGCGCCCGCGGGCGTGCTCGGCCGGCGCAGCCCGACCCCGGAGCAGTGGGAGGACGCCCGCTACGGCCTCGAGCTGGCGCGGGCGGTGGGCCGCCTCGACCTCGGCCAGACGGTGGTGGTGAAGGGCAGGGCGGCCCTGGCGGTGGAGGCCATCGAGGGCACCGACGCCTGCATCCGCCGCGGCGGCGCGCTCGCCAAGGGCGGCGCGGTGGTGGTGAAGGCGGTCAAGCCGGGCCAGGACCGGCGCTTCGACCTGCCGGCGGTCGGGCCCGACACGGTGGCCGTCCTCGCCGAGGTCGGGGCCGCGGTGCTCGCGGTCGAGGCCGGGGCGACGCTGGTCATGGACCGCGAGGCCCTGGTGCGCGACGCCGACCGCGCCCGGGTGGCGGTGGTGGGGCTCTAG
- the lpxA gene encoding acyl-ACP--UDP-N-acetylglucosamine O-acyltransferase: protein MAIHPTAVVAPGAEVHPSCEVGPYAVIGPQVRLGPDCRIGAHAVIEGDTVLGAGNRVFPHAVLGQIPQDLKYGGEPTKLVVGDRNQFREFTTAHVGTAGGGGVTRIGSGCLFMANAHVAHDCQVGDGCILANSVALAGHVVLEDHVILGGLSGVHQFVRLGRYAFLAAGSVVVMDVPPYCTVQGDRARLAGLNTVGLQRAGFTEAQGGRIRAAYRKLFRSKLKLEEALGELRAEMGAEPEIAHLVAFLEGSRRGVTR from the coding sequence ATGGCCATCCACCCCACGGCGGTCGTGGCCCCCGGGGCCGAGGTGCACCCCTCCTGCGAGGTGGGGCCGTACGCGGTGATCGGGCCGCAGGTCCGGCTCGGCCCGGACTGCCGGATCGGCGCCCACGCCGTGATCGAGGGCGACACCGTCCTCGGCGCGGGAAACCGCGTCTTCCCGCACGCCGTCCTCGGCCAGATCCCGCAGGACCTCAAGTACGGCGGCGAGCCGACGAAGCTCGTCGTCGGCGACCGGAACCAGTTCCGCGAGTTCACCACCGCGCACGTCGGCACCGCCGGGGGCGGCGGGGTCACCCGCATCGGCTCGGGCTGCCTCTTCATGGCCAACGCCCACGTGGCCCACGACTGCCAGGTGGGCGACGGGTGCATCCTCGCCAACTCGGTGGCGCTCGCCGGTCACGTGGTGCTGGAGGACCACGTCATCCTGGGCGGGCTCTCCGGGGTCCACCAGTTCGTCCGGCTCGGGCGCTACGCCTTCCTCGCCGCCGGCTCGGTGGTGGTGATGGACGTGCCGCCCTACTGCACCGTCCAGGGCGACCGGGCGCGGCTGGCCGGGCTCAACACCGTGGGGCTCCAGCGCGCCGGCTTCACCGAGGCCCAGGGCGGCCGGATCCGGGCCGCCTACCGGAAGCTCTTCCGCAGCAAGCTCAAGCTCGAGGAGGCGCTCGGCGAGCTCCGGGCCGAGATGGGCGCCGAGCCCGAGATCGCCCACCTGGTCGCCTTCCTCGAGGGCTCGCGCCGCGGCGTCACGAGGTAG
- the fabZ gene encoding 3-hydroxyacyl-ACP dehydratase FabZ, whose translation MSKAKQAAVLDVREIQKLLPHRYPFLLVDRVVAFEPMKSLTAWKSVTMNEPFFEGHFPGHPVMPGVLILEAMAQAAALLAMKSMEGEFANKVTYLMGIDGARFRKPVVPGDRLELTIEVVRGKGAVWKEKGTARVDGEVVAEAEFMAMLADKGA comes from the coding sequence ATGAGCAAGGCGAAGCAGGCCGCCGTCCTCGACGTGCGCGAGATCCAGAAGCTGCTGCCCCACCGCTATCCGTTCCTGCTGGTGGACCGGGTGGTCGCCTTCGAGCCGATGAAGTCGCTCACGGCCTGGAAGTCGGTCACCATGAACGAGCCCTTCTTCGAGGGGCACTTCCCCGGCCACCCGGTGATGCCGGGCGTGCTCATCCTCGAGGCGATGGCCCAGGCCGCGGCGCTCCTCGCCATGAAGTCGATGGAGGGGGAGTTCGCGAACAAGGTCACCTACCTCATGGGCATCGACGGCGCGCGCTTCCGCAAGCCGGTGGTGCCGGGCGACCGGCTCGAGCTCACCATCGAGGTCGTGCGCGGCAAGGGCGCGGTCTGGAAGGAGAAGGGCACCGCCCGGGTGGACGGCGAGGTGGTGGCCGAGGCCGAGTTCATGGCGATGCTGGCCGACAAGGGCGCCTAG
- the lpxD gene encoding UDP-3-O-(3-hydroxymyristoyl)glucosamine N-acyltransferase gives MTFLLAELAARVGGEVQGDGALRVERVAPLETAGPADLSFFSNPRYREAFEASRAGAVVLEPGAAAPAGRTVLRVKNAYLAFARISTLFHPPREPVPEIAPQAAVHPSAHVHPSAQVMPFACVGPGAEVGARSILFPGVVLGAEARVGEDCVLYANVNVRERCVVGSRCVLQPGVVIGADGFGFAFDPVGEDGSGPRHYKVPQAGNAVVEDDVELGANSCVDRATLGSTVVGRGSKIDNLVQIAHNVQVGPLSILCAQVGISGSTKLGQGVVLAGQVGLAGHLQVGDRATLLAQSGVMNDIPAGETWGGYPARPQRRWMREEALLRRLDELSRRVKALEKAAGPAAEETEKT, from the coding sequence GTGACCTTCCTGCTCGCGGAGCTCGCCGCGCGCGTGGGCGGCGAGGTGCAGGGCGACGGGGCGCTGCGCGTCGAGCGCGTGGCGCCCCTCGAGACGGCCGGCCCGGCCGACCTCTCGTTCTTCTCGAACCCCCGCTACCGGGAGGCCTTCGAGGCCTCCCGGGCCGGCGCGGTGGTGCTCGAGCCCGGGGCGGCGGCGCCCGCCGGGCGCACCGTGCTGCGGGTGAAGAACGCGTACCTCGCGTTCGCGCGCATCTCCACGCTCTTCCACCCGCCCCGCGAGCCGGTCCCGGAGATCGCCCCGCAGGCGGCGGTCCACCCCTCGGCCCACGTCCACCCGTCGGCGCAGGTGATGCCGTTCGCCTGCGTCGGCCCGGGCGCCGAGGTCGGCGCGCGCAGCATCCTCTTCCCCGGCGTGGTGCTCGGGGCCGAGGCCCGGGTCGGCGAGGACTGCGTCCTCTACGCCAACGTCAACGTCCGCGAGCGCTGCGTGGTCGGGAGCCGCTGCGTCCTCCAGCCCGGGGTGGTGATCGGCGCCGACGGCTTCGGCTTCGCCTTCGACCCGGTGGGCGAGGACGGCTCCGGCCCGCGCCACTACAAGGTCCCCCAGGCCGGCAACGCGGTGGTCGAGGACGACGTCGAGCTCGGCGCCAACTCCTGCGTGGACCGCGCCACCCTCGGCTCCACCGTGGTGGGGCGCGGGAGCAAGATCGACAACCTGGTCCAGATCGCCCACAACGTGCAGGTGGGTCCGCTCTCGATCCTCTGCGCCCAGGTCGGGATCTCCGGCTCGACGAAGCTCGGGCAGGGGGTGGTGCTGGCCGGCCAGGTCGGGCTCGCGGGGCACCTCCAGGTCGGCGACCGCGCCACGCTGCTCGCCCAGTCGGGCGTGATGAACGACATCCCCGCCGGCGAGACCTGGGGCGGCTACCCGGCCCGCCCGCAGCGCCGCTGGATGCGCGAGGAGGCGCTGCTCCGGCGCCTCGACGAGCTCTCCCGGCGCGTGAAGGCGCTCGAGAAGGCGGCCGGGCCGGCCGCAGAGGAAACCGAGAAGACATGA
- a CDS encoding OmpH family outer membrane protein, producing MRRIAIPAALAFAAALYAAPAAADVKIGFVDLQRALNEVEDGKAAKAQLKREFDQKQKTLDEKQEELKRLKADYDKQQVVMSDTAKREKQAEFDRKLADVQGTYVNLQKELSEREREMTRGIFEKMNAIIREMAESEGFTMVFEKTDSGLIYAPPQYDLTNELVRKYNARHKGGSPAASAKKPNGKKK from the coding sequence ATGAGACGCATCGCCATCCCCGCCGCCCTCGCCTTCGCCGCCGCGCTCTACGCCGCGCCGGCCGCCGCCGACGTCAAGATCGGCTTCGTCGATCTCCAGCGCGCCCTCAACGAGGTCGAGGACGGCAAGGCCGCCAAGGCCCAGCTCAAGCGGGAGTTCGACCAGAAGCAGAAGACGCTCGACGAGAAGCAGGAGGAGCTGAAGCGGCTCAAGGCCGACTACGACAAGCAGCAGGTGGTCATGTCGGACACGGCCAAGCGGGAGAAGCAGGCCGAGTTCGACCGCAAGCTCGCCGACGTGCAGGGCACCTACGTGAACCTGCAGAAGGAGCTCTCGGAGCGCGAGCGCGAGATGACGCGCGGCATCTTCGAGAAGATGAACGCCATCATCCGCGAGATGGCCGAGTCGGAGGGCTTCACCATGGTCTTCGAGAAGACCGACTCCGGCCTCATCTACGCGCCGCCGCAGTACGACCTCACGAACGAGCTCGTCCGCAAGTACAACGCCCGCCACAAGGGCGGCTCCCCGGCCGCCTCGGCCAAGAAGCCGAACGGCAAGAAGAAGTAG
- the bamA gene encoding outer membrane protein assembly factor BamA produces the protein MSRPLLALAALCLLVCPPAARAAQGDEPTVQAVQVEGNRRVEIDAVKAVISQKAGEPLDLKKVDEDIRSVMKLGFFSDVTVEEQGGAERPTLVFRVVEKPAVREVKVEGADEISADDLVKEASEIKPFAILDLNLVRKSQKKIQEKYVEKGFYLAEVTWRLDPQPDNQTNVVFVVNEHAKVQVRQVNILGNAHVAKDEITPYMQTQEGGYLSFLNSMGNYKEEAFQRDLQAIQFIYGDKGYLYAKVGKPAVQISPDKKWLYISLHVDEGDQFSAGKVDFSGELLDQTPLLEKVVQVRPGMIFARSKVAKDIQNLQDVYKDLGYAYVNVNPVTNVHADTKVIDLTYDVQPGQKTYFERIEIVGNAKTRDKVIRRELRIYEGDLFSGTGINVSKQRVNALGYFEKVEITTKKGSADDKIVATVEVKERSTGTFQVGAGFSSYENFILTGQISQNNFFGWGQTLSLQIQYSSIRQLGQIQFVEPYFLDTRWTFAFDLYATEGIYSTFTRKAVGGTLTWGYELAGLAPWWKFARNLEDMRLFATYTNEFVSVTPTFTDILLANRYRSGTTSALRLSLQWDKRNDRLFPSSGYYESLSAEFAPPALAPEAVFGSRVNLFSRYTFESRYYHPLFAGVVGRLKLTAGYIRNWDDAHPVPVSELYYLGGINSVRGYRLLSISPQVLAGATPRPDAELTGVSVGGNKQLILNSELEIPLLEKVGVRGVVFFDMGNTFGSGQWSDPNVGLSLYKSVGFGLRWMSPIGPLRFEWGFPLNRRRDGLTGNWIDSSSDFQFTIGNFF, from the coding sequence GTGAGCCGCCCCCTCCTCGCCCTGGCCGCGCTGTGCCTCCTCGTGTGTCCGCCCGCGGCCCGCGCCGCGCAGGGGGACGAGCCCACCGTCCAGGCCGTCCAGGTCGAGGGCAACCGCCGCGTCGAGATCGACGCCGTGAAGGCGGTGATCTCGCAGAAGGCCGGCGAGCCGCTCGACCTCAAGAAGGTGGACGAGGACATCCGCTCGGTGATGAAGCTCGGCTTCTTCTCCGACGTGACCGTCGAGGAGCAGGGCGGCGCCGAGCGCCCGACGCTGGTGTTCCGCGTCGTCGAGAAGCCGGCGGTCCGCGAGGTGAAGGTCGAGGGCGCCGACGAGATCTCGGCCGACGACCTCGTCAAGGAGGCCTCGGAGATCAAGCCGTTCGCCATCCTCGACCTCAACCTGGTCCGCAAGTCGCAGAAGAAGATCCAGGAGAAGTACGTCGAGAAGGGCTTCTACCTCGCCGAGGTGACCTGGCGGCTCGACCCGCAGCCCGACAACCAGACCAACGTCGTGTTCGTCGTGAACGAGCACGCCAAGGTCCAGGTCCGGCAGGTGAACATCCTCGGCAACGCCCACGTCGCCAAGGACGAGATCACCCCGTACATGCAGACGCAGGAGGGCGGCTACCTCTCGTTCCTCAACTCCATGGGGAACTACAAGGAGGAGGCGTTCCAGCGCGACCTGCAGGCGATCCAGTTCATCTACGGCGACAAGGGCTACCTCTACGCCAAGGTGGGGAAGCCCGCGGTCCAGATCAGCCCCGACAAGAAGTGGCTCTACATCTCGCTCCACGTGGACGAGGGCGACCAGTTCTCGGCGGGCAAGGTGGACTTCTCGGGCGAGCTGCTCGATCAGACCCCGCTGCTCGAGAAGGTGGTGCAGGTCAGGCCGGGGATGATCTTCGCCCGCTCCAAGGTGGCGAAGGACATCCAGAACCTGCAGGACGTCTACAAGGACCTCGGCTACGCGTACGTGAACGTGAACCCGGTCACGAACGTCCACGCCGACACCAAGGTCATCGACCTCACCTACGACGTCCAGCCCGGCCAGAAGACCTACTTCGAGCGGATCGAGATCGTCGGCAACGCCAAGACCCGCGACAAGGTCATCCGGCGCGAGCTGCGCATCTACGAGGGCGACCTCTTCAGCGGCACCGGGATCAACGTCTCGAAGCAGCGCGTCAACGCGCTCGGCTACTTCGAGAAGGTGGAGATCACCACCAAGAAGGGCAGCGCCGACGACAAGATCGTCGCCACCGTCGAGGTGAAGGAGCGCTCCACCGGCACGTTCCAGGTGGGCGCCGGCTTCTCGTCCTACGAGAACTTCATCCTCACCGGCCAGATCTCCCAGAACAACTTCTTCGGCTGGGGCCAGACGCTCTCGCTGCAGATCCAGTACTCGTCGATCCGGCAGCTCGGCCAGATCCAGTTCGTCGAGCCCTACTTCCTCGACACCCGCTGGACCTTCGCCTTCGACCTCTACGCCACCGAGGGCATCTACTCCACCTTCACCCGCAAGGCGGTCGGCGGCACGCTGACCTGGGGCTACGAGCTCGCCGGGCTCGCGCCCTGGTGGAAGTTCGCGCGGAACCTGGAGGACATGCGCCTCTTCGCGACCTACACGAACGAGTTCGTGTCGGTCACGCCGACCTTCACCGACATCCTGCTCGCGAACCGCTACCGCTCCGGCACCACCAGCGCCCTGCGCCTCTCGCTGCAGTGGGACAAGCGCAACGACCGGCTCTTCCCGTCGAGCGGCTACTACGAGTCGCTGTCGGCCGAGTTCGCCCCGCCGGCGCTCGCCCCCGAGGCGGTGTTCGGCAGCCGGGTGAACCTCTTCAGCCGCTACACCTTCGAGTCCCGCTACTACCACCCGCTGTTCGCGGGCGTCGTCGGGCGGCTCAAGCTGACCGCCGGGTACATCCGCAACTGGGACGACGCCCACCCGGTGCCGGTCTCCGAGCTCTACTACCTCGGCGGCATCAACTCGGTCCGCGGCTACCGCCTGCTCTCCATCTCGCCGCAGGTGCTGGCGGGCGCCACCCCGCGCCCCGACGCCGAGCTCACCGGGGTGTCGGTGGGCGGGAACAAGCAGCTCATCCTCAACTCCGAGCTCGAGATCCCGCTGCTCGAGAAGGTCGGCGTGCGCGGCGTCGTGTTCTTCGACATGGGGAACACCTTCGGCTCGGGCCAGTGGTCCGACCCCAACGTCGGGCTCTCGCTCTACAAGTCGGTCGGCTTCGGCCTGCGCTGGATGAGCCCCATCGGCCCGCTCCGCTTCGAGTGGGGCTTCCCGCTCAACCGCCGCAGGGACGGGCTCACCGGCAACTGGATCGACTCCTCGAGCGACTTCCAGTTCACCATCGGCAACTTCTTCTAG
- a CDS encoding ABC transporter ATP-binding protein, with protein MEDRAGAHAVRAVDVLRGIDLEIAAGELTALTGPSGAGKSTFLHILGTLDVPTRGRVLFEGRDVFAGDEAELATFRNETVGFVFQSHHLLPEFTAAENAMMPALIRRTPRGEARRRALRMLELVGLAERVDHKPGELSGGEQQRVALARALCLEPRLLLADEPTGNLDPVTAEGIHSLLRDLNRQLGITMVVVTHNEALASALPRRLRLESGRLVSL; from the coding sequence ATGGAGGACCGGGCCGGCGCCCACGCCGTCCGGGCGGTGGACGTGCTGCGCGGGATCGACCTCGAGATCGCCGCCGGCGAGCTCACCGCGCTCACCGGCCCCTCGGGCGCCGGCAAGAGCACCTTCCTCCACATCCTCGGCACCCTCGACGTCCCCACCCGCGGCCGCGTCCTCTTCGAGGGGCGGGACGTCTTCGCCGGCGACGAGGCGGAGCTCGCGACCTTCCGCAACGAGACGGTCGGGTTCGTCTTCCAGAGCCATCACCTCCTCCCCGAGTTCACCGCCGCGGAGAACGCCATGATGCCGGCCCTCATCCGGCGGACGCCGCGGGGCGAGGCCCGGCGCCGCGCGCTGCGGATGCTCGAGCTGGTCGGGCTCGCGGAGCGGGTGGACCACAAGCCGGGGGAGCTCTCCGGCGGCGAGCAGCAGCGGGTGGCGCTGGCGCGCGCCCTCTGCCTCGAGCCGCGGCTCCTGCTCGCCGACGAGCCGACCGGCAACCTCGACCCGGTCACGGCGGAGGGGATCCACTCCCTCCTGCGGGATCTCAACCGGCAGCTCGGCATCACCATGGTCGTCGTCACCCACAACGAGGCCCTGGCGAGCGCGCTCCCGCGCCGCCTCCGCCTCGAGTCCGGCAGGCTGGTTTCCCTTTGA
- a CDS encoding ABC transporter permease: MSAAPRAVPPVFSGRAFCLAALGVVGAPFAALVAQALLADRLGLPGGVAAALAALAGALVAGALGAAAAAAGRRLAFYEITAAALLLLALELGPVLGAGVGLRGGVLAAWEAQGKLVLVLGLLLAAAGSATATFVGATLAYLATGSGRFDPSLSYELFVAKSHLRLSTRTLLALFGMVVTGLVPGLLAFLGWSIWQDRRERAARRRGEEAWRRRMPATLLMTLISIGGVAIGVWALTVVLSVMSGFEADLKSKILGQNAHGMVMKYGGQNEFTGWREVRGTVLGVPGVAAATPFLYEEVMLSAGQNLTGAVLKGVDPATVGTVTDWPRKLEEGRLDWLAHPDRIPPPGKDRPFDELEQRAPERAAAGAPAPARPAGGARAEEPPLPRKPGTGEAPAAAPGGEPVPGIVIGRELARSLRVFVGDVVNVISPLGDLGPAGPQPKSRPFRVAGVFYSGMYEYDSKFAYLDLGAAQRFFGAGDAITGLELKVRNVDAARPVTRRVLAALEGYPYRVKDWGEMNRNLFSALMMEKVVMAVILGFIVLVASFIIVATLIMLVLEKTREIAVLKSMGAGLSSVMRIFVAEGLIIGAVGTAFGLLLGYGTCLLVEKVGIPLDPEVYYISNLPVLVDPAQFAFVALAAMGLSYLATIYPATKAARLQPVEGLRSE; encoded by the coding sequence GTGAGCGCCGCGCCGCGAGCGGTCCCGCCGGTCTTCTCCGGCCGCGCCTTCTGCCTCGCCGCGCTCGGCGTGGTGGGCGCCCCGTTCGCGGCGCTGGTCGCCCAGGCGCTGCTCGCCGACCGGCTCGGCCTGCCCGGCGGGGTGGCCGCCGCCCTCGCGGCGCTGGCCGGGGCGCTCGTCGCCGGCGCGCTCGGCGCCGCGGCGGCCGCGGCCGGCCGGCGGCTCGCGTTCTACGAGATCACCGCGGCGGCCCTGCTCCTGCTCGCGCTCGAGCTCGGGCCGGTGCTCGGGGCCGGGGTGGGGCTGCGCGGCGGCGTGCTCGCGGCGTGGGAGGCGCAGGGGAAGCTCGTGCTGGTCCTCGGGCTCCTGCTCGCGGCCGCCGGCTCCGCCACCGCCACCTTCGTGGGCGCCACGCTCGCCTACCTCGCCACCGGCTCGGGGCGCTTCGATCCCTCGCTCTCCTACGAGCTCTTCGTCGCGAAGAGCCACCTGCGCCTCTCGACCCGCACCCTCCTGGCGCTCTTCGGGATGGTGGTGACCGGGCTCGTGCCCGGGCTGCTCGCGTTCCTCGGCTGGTCGATCTGGCAGGACCGGCGCGAGCGGGCCGCCCGGCGCCGCGGCGAGGAGGCCTGGCGCCGGCGCATGCCCGCCACGCTCCTCATGACGCTCATCTCGATCGGCGGCGTCGCCATCGGCGTCTGGGCGCTCACCGTGGTGCTCTCGGTCATGAGCGGGTTCGAGGCCGACCTCAAGTCCAAGATCCTGGGCCAGAACGCCCACGGCATGGTGATGAAGTACGGCGGTCAGAACGAGTTCACCGGCTGGCGGGAGGTCCGCGGGACGGTGCTGGGCGTGCCGGGCGTGGCCGCCGCGACCCCCTTCCTCTACGAGGAGGTCATGCTCTCCGCCGGCCAGAACCTGACCGGCGCGGTGCTCAAGGGCGTGGACCCGGCCACGGTGGGCACCGTGACCGACTGGCCGCGGAAGCTCGAGGAGGGGCGGCTCGACTGGCTCGCCCACCCCGACCGGATCCCGCCGCCCGGCAAGGACCGCCCCTTCGACGAGCTGGAGCAGCGCGCGCCGGAGCGGGCCGCCGCGGGGGCCCCCGCCCCGGCGCGGCCCGCCGGCGGCGCCCGCGCCGAGGAGCCGCCGCTCCCGCGCAAGCCGGGCACGGGCGAGGCGCCGGCCGCCGCCCCCGGCGGCGAGCCCGTCCCCGGCATCGTCATCGGCCGCGAGCTGGCCCGCTCGCTGCGGGTCTTCGTGGGCGACGTGGTGAACGTCATCTCCCCGCTCGGCGACCTCGGACCGGCCGGCCCGCAGCCCAAGAGCCGCCCCTTCCGCGTGGCCGGGGTCTTCTACAGCGGGATGTACGAGTACGACTCCAAGTTCGCCTACCTCGACCTCGGGGCGGCGCAGCGCTTCTTCGGCGCCGGCGACGCGATCACCGGGCTCGAGCTCAAGGTGCGGAACGTGGACGCCGCCCGGCCGGTCACCCGCCGCGTGCTGGCCGCGCTCGAGGGCTACCCGTACCGGGTGAAGGACTGGGGCGAGATGAACCGCAACCTCTTCTCCGCGCTGATGATGGAGAAGGTGGTGATGGCGGTGATCCTCGGGTTCATCGTGCTCGTGGCGAGCTTCATCATCGTCGCCACCCTCATCATGCTGGTGCTCGAGAAGACCCGCGAGATCGCGGTGCTGAAGAGCATGGGGGCGGGCCTCTCGAGCGTGATGCGGATCTTCGTCGCCGAGGGGCTCATCATCGGCGCGGTCGGGACCGCCTTCGGCCTGCTCCTCGGCTACGGCACCTGCCTGCTGGTGGAGAAGGTGGGCATCCCGCTCGATCCGGAGGTCTACTACATCTCGAACCTCCCGGTGCTGGTGGACCCGGCCCAGTTCGCCTTCGTGGCGCTCGCCGCGATGGGCCTCTCCTACCTCGCCACCATCTACCCCGCCACCAAGGCCGCCCGGCTGCAGCCGGTCGAGGGGCTCCGGAGCGAGTGA
- the lysS gene encoding lysine--tRNA ligase — translation MAEELGSTEREIIAQRQKKAEALRALGVNPFGNGQAPRNVAADLHARYGDAPADEIAKDPGDWSVAGRVLAVRSFGKAAFLRVADRSGEIQVWVKKDKVGERGFEIFKLLDVGDLVLAEGPATRTKTGELTVEARAFTLLTKSVRPLPEKWHGLSDVEQRYRQRYVDLVVTPGVAATFRKRAAIVSGIRRFLDARGYLEVETPTLHKPEEAGGAAARPFETHHNALDLDLKLRIATELHLKRLVVGGLERVYEIGRIFRNEGIDRRHNPEFTSIEFYQAYATHEDLIRLTEELLHRLAVDVTGSAKVTFQGQEIDFTPPFPRFSMLELGARALGLTPEDALAGKGLAEAVARAAARENEKEGAWKLEQAARRSPGEAIAIAFEVFAEAELPKDRPAFVVDFPIETSPLSRRRDADPRLVDRFELFAAGMELANAFSELNDPDDQRARFEAQVKAKAQGDEEAMPYDEDFVRALEHGMPPTAGEGIGIDRLAMLLTDSPSIRDVILFPLLKNRD, via the coding sequence ATGGCCGAAGAGCTGGGCAGCACCGAGCGGGAGATCATCGCGCAGCGGCAGAAGAAGGCCGAGGCGCTCCGGGCCCTGGGCGTGAACCCGTTCGGCAACGGGCAGGCGCCGCGGAACGTGGCGGCCGACCTCCACGCGCGCTACGGCGACGCCCCCGCGGACGAGATCGCGAAGGACCCCGGGGACTGGTCGGTCGCGGGGCGCGTGCTCGCGGTCCGCAGCTTCGGGAAGGCGGCCTTCCTCCGGGTCGCCGATCGCTCGGGCGAGATCCAGGTCTGGGTGAAGAAGGACAAGGTCGGCGAGCGGGGCTTCGAGATCTTCAAGCTCCTCGACGTCGGCGACCTCGTGCTCGCCGAGGGCCCGGCCACCCGGACCAAGACCGGCGAGCTCACCGTGGAGGCCCGCGCCTTCACCCTCCTCACCAAGTCGGTGCGCCCGCTGCCGGAGAAGTGGCACGGCCTCAGCGACGTCGAGCAGCGCTACCGCCAGCGGTACGTGGACCTCGTGGTGACGCCGGGGGTCGCCGCGACCTTCCGCAAGCGCGCCGCCATCGTCTCCGGCATCCGCCGCTTCCTCGACGCGCGGGGCTACCTCGAGGTGGAGACCCCGACCCTCCACAAGCCGGAGGAGGCGGGCGGCGCCGCGGCCCGGCCCTTCGAGACGCACCACAACGCCCTCGACCTCGACCTCAAGCTCCGCATCGCCACCGAGCTGCACCTCAAGCGGCTGGTGGTGGGCGGGCTCGAGCGCGTCTACGAGATCGGCCGCATCTTCCGGAACGAGGGGATCGACCGGCGCCACAACCCCGAGTTCACCAGCATCGAGTTCTACCAGGCCTACGCCACCCACGAGGACCTCATCCGGCTCACCGAGGAGCTCCTGCACCGGCTCGCGGTGGACGTGACCGGCTCGGCCAAGGTGACCTTCCAGGGCCAGGAGATCGACTTCACCCCGCCGTTCCCCCGCTTCTCGATGCTCGAGCTCGGCGCCAGGGCGCTCGGGCTCACGCCGGAGGACGCCCTCGCCGGCAAGGGGCTCGCCGAGGCGGTGGCCCGCGCCGCCGCCCGGGAGAACGAGAAGGAGGGGGCCTGGAAGCTGGAGCAGGCCGCGCGCCGCTCGCCGGGCGAGGCGATCGCCATCGCCTTCGAGGTGTTCGCCGAGGCGGAGCTGCCCAAGGATCGGCCGGCGTTCGTGGTGGACTTCCCCATCGAGACGAGCCCGCTCTCGCGCCGGCGCGACGCCGACCCGCGGCTCGTGGACCGCTTCGAGCTCTTCGCCGCCGGGATGGAGCTCGCGAACGCCTTCAGCGAGCTCAACGACCCCGACGACCAGCGCGCCCGCTTCGAGGCGCAGGTGAAGGCCAAGGCGCAGGGCGACGAGGAGGCGATGCCCTACGACGAGGACTTCGTCCGGGCGCTCGAGCACGGCATGCCCCCGACGGCGGGGGAGGGGATCGGGATCGACCGGCTCGCCATGCTCCTCACCGACTCCCCGTCCATCCGCGACGTCATCCTCTTCCCGCTGCTCAAGAACCGGGACTAG